A region from the Aegilops tauschii subsp. strangulata cultivar AL8/78 chromosome 5, Aet v6.0, whole genome shotgun sequence genome encodes:
- the LOC141022297 gene encoding putative wall-associated receptor kinase-like 16, which translates to MTWQRGMGQVYADGYAVGISLPHNDPPLPRIDDGTLGYLDPESFISHLLTDKSDVYSLGVVLFELMTRKKALYTDDNSSEKRSLSHNFLLMFHQNKHQTMLDSKIADDAAAMVIVEKLIILTIQCLSVRGEDRSTMMKEVTERLQVLWRHQIHTSSAGKYGRDFDRNYGRWLSFVILPFDEMTDGSLEMCKLVLDI; encoded by the exons atgacgtggcagaggggcatgggccaggtctatgccgacggctatgccGTAGGCATATCTCTTCCACACAATGATCCCCCACTCCCTCGGATCGATGAC GGGACCCTTGGCTACCTTGACCCCGAGAGcttcatcagccacctcctcactGACAAGAGCGACGTCTACAGCCTCGGGGTCGTTCTGTTTGAGCTGATGACGAGAAAGAAAGCTCTGTACACCGATGATAACTCCAGCGAGAAGAGATCATTGTCCCATAATTTTCTCCTTATGTTTCACCAAAACAAGCACCAAACAATGCTGGACTCTAAGATCGCAGACGATGCTGCGGCCATGGTCATCGTCGAGAAGCTTATCATCCTCACCATTCAGTGCCTGAGCGTGAGAGGGGAGGACAGATCGACGATGATGAAGGAAGTCACGGAGCGGCTGCAGGTGCTGTGGAGACACCAGATACATACTTCCAGTGCTGGCAAATACGGTCGTGACTTCGATAGGAACTATGGAAGATGGTTGTCGTTTGTAATTCTTCCTTTTGACGAGATGACAGACGGGAGCTTGGAGATGTGCAAACTGGTGCTGGACATATAG
- the LOC141022539 gene encoding uncharacterized protein, whose protein sequence is MRKEWDIPDEQEFWYTGSDWLQVLLDKHDLDMRVKILLLLWRSWFLRDDCVHHEGKESVSRSVCFLVRYEEEIRNLSMIDETKGKSSWSLFVSGATKPRDLPSAESSPLWDKPLIGEVKLNTDAAFLSETGQCWAGAVARDHQGRVLFSACRLMNACRTVEEAEGQAILLGIAALSAMYRGSLIIETDCALIVKELEEGSQNRSACFSTICDIRSTATFFNSVSAKAVKRNKNKLAHELAVRGRREGDSLIIADVPIGLRPLMLSESTM, encoded by the coding sequence ATGAGGAAGGAGTGGGACATCCCGGATGAACAGGAATTCTGGTATACTGGAAGTGACTGGCTCCAAGTTCTGTTGGACAAACATGATCTGGATATGAGAGTTAAAATCCTTCTTTTGCTGTGGCGATCCTGGTTCCTACGGGATGATTGTGTGCACCATGAGGGCAAAGAATCAGTATCGCGATCGGTGTGCTTCCTCGTCAGGTATGAGGAGGAGATAAGAAACCTGTCTATGATAGATGAGACTAAAGGAAAAAGCAGTTGGTCTTTGTTTGTCTCTGGAGCAACCAAACCTCGGGATCTGCCAAGTGCAGAAAGTTCTCCTCTGTGGGACAAGCCACTGATTGGTGAGGTTAAGTTAAACACAGACGCGGCCTTCCTGTCGGAGACTGGGCAGTGTTGGGCGGGTGCTGTCGCCCGCGATCATCAGGGTCGGGTCCTCTTTTCGGCGTGCAGATTGATGAATGCATGCAGAACTGTGGAAGAAGCTGAAGGGCAGGCTATACTGTTGGGTATCGCTGCGCTATCGGCCATGTACCGGGGCAGTCTAATCATTGAAACGGATTGTGCCTTGATTGTGAAGGAACTGGAGGAGGGAAGCCAAAATAGGTCTGCATGCTTCTCAACCATCTGTGATATAAGGAGCACAGCGACGTTTTTCAACTCCGTCAGTGCCAAAGCTGTTAAACGAAACAAGAACAAACTGGCCCATGAGCTCGCGGTCAGGGGCAGGCGAGAAGGTGACTCGCTGATCATTGCGGATGTGCCGATAGGGCTAAGGCCGCTCATGCTATCTGAAAGTACCATGTAG
- the LOC123493846 gene encoding uncharacterized protein — MDVDGETMGKKKIPVTDAARLVSAWALFTACVFLASFALACYHVPCDLCVQPTDITGMVYCAATQAAVAALALLLPGRHLCVRSALADLALVLTIVVHLILTLAVDPDNILVIYWAIFFMAGDLVSSLALLLGGEED; from the exons ATGGACGTCGACGGCGAGACCATGGGCAAGAAGAAGATCCCGGTCACGGATGCTGCCCGGCTGGTCAGCGCTTGGGCGCTCTTCACCGCTTGCGTCTTCCTCGCCTCCTTCGCCCTCGCCTGCTACCACGTCCCGTGCGACCTG TGCGTCCAGCCGACGGACATTACCGGGATGGTGTACTGCGCTGCGACTCAGGCGGCCGTGGCGGCGCTGGCGCTGCTGCTCCCAGGCCGTCACCTCTGCGTCCGCAGTGCCCTCGCGGACCTCGCGCTCGTGCTCACCATCGTCGTCCACCTCATCCTCACGTTGGCTGTCGACCCCGACAACATCCTCGTGATCTACTGGGCCATCTTCTTCATGGCGGGCGACTTGGTCAGCTCCCTGGCCCTCCTTTTGGGAGGTGAGGAAGATTGA